A genome region from Babesia bigemina genome assembly Bbig001, chromosome : I includes the following:
- a CDS encoding membrane protein, putative, with protein MYSRRLLKYLAAAALWRWLPRAMSLSHIPDGPIGLPSNVRIRAEHRHRKQRKTAEIHSDVPPAQLSTEAVSEIATASHSFEAMRDQLKEEEIQGIHLDLPQIPMKSVLQLIPAFIYSLPSSMMGVKRFVEDSTYALVNMGLQSVLGSQVFQNVLCTPQSNEAEMLICVSDMVANISRVIHTGITVLTLNFRSLVGGRTASDALVRLNTIAANPLNRTLMKVLGTTAVLYITMMRESVPDETKVLAGSIMTELTSLPIVSNIPDTSSGGFGRVNVVLPRPSRMHRADYDIAKLQAGAGERDLLSSIA; from the exons atgtatagcCGCCGCTTGCTTAAATACCTCGCGGCGGCGGCCTTGTGGCGCTGGCTTCCAAGGGCGATGTCGTTGTCGCACATCCCTGATG GACCCATCGGCCTACCGAGCAACGTCCGAATCAGGGCGGAGCATCGCCATCGCAAACAGCGCAAAACAGCCGAGATCCACAGCGATGTGCCGCCTGCCCAATTGAGCACCGAGGCTGTATCGGAAATCGCAACCGCATCGCATTCCTTCGAGGCCATGAGGGACCAGCtgaaggaggaggagataCAGGGAATCCACCTCGACCTTCCTCAGATACCTATGAAGTCGGTGTTGCAGCTGATACCGGCGTTTATTTATAGTCTGCCGTCGAGCATGATGGGCGTCAAGCGTTTTGTGGAGGACTCAACGTACGCACTGGTCAACATGG GGCTGCAGAGCGTGCTAGGGTCGCAGGTGTTTCAGAACGTGCTGTGCACCCCTCAATCGAATGAGGCAGAGAtgctcatctgcgtgagTGACATGGTGGCCAACATATCGCGGGTCATCCACACCGGAATCACGGTGCTAACGCTGAACTTCCGCAGCTTGGTGGGCGGGAG GACTGCGTCTGACGCCCTGGTCAGGCTGaacaccatcgccgccaaccCGCTCAACAGGACCTTGAT GAAGGTACTGGGAACCACCGCAGTGCTGTACATCACCATGATGCGCGAGTCTGTGCCAGACgagaccaaggtgctggcgGGGTCGATCATGACCGAGCTGACATCGCTTCCCATCGTGTCCAACATACCAGACACGTCTAGCGGAGGTTTCGGTCGCGTAAACG TGGTGTTACCCAGGCCAAGCCGGATGCACCGCGCCGACTACGACATCGCAAAGCTACAGGCCGGAGCCGGCGAACGAGATCTGCTGAGCTCAATCGCCTGA
- a CDS encoding membrane protein, putative, translated as MSSELTNMTDDIPNQAPDSTASLKVGRIQFERGNSYSQIDETDGAFTFRTNNIQLKLTTDKFECLSKFKFDGKLSVSKVTSGEVGQWVLWNIDMFDPGKISPWMPGNISSCGRSVDFFLGGPCKLSKGRVNRFYFGIPQHSEIRLTGRVHFFDQWNGETLSLKVDNNVVWSRKCNSASPDMAPSEPHNWCPTLSNADCVRFGIDSCGQEYPDRISVHYDVSMRHSGGSMAVEFSSSLETDPCEASWGIDDVAVYIR; from the exons ATGTCTTCTGAGCTTACCAACATGACCGACGATATTC CCAATCAAGCGCCAGACTCCACTGCCAGCCTCAAAGTGGGCAGGATACAGTTCGAACGCGGCAATTCGTATTCGCAAATCGACGAAACGGACGGCGCATTCACATTCCGGACGAACAACATCCAGCTCAAGCTGACCACCGACAAGTTCGAATGCCTGTCGAAGTTCAAGTTCGACGGCAAACTGTCAGTGAGTAAAGTGACATCCGGCGAAGTCGGTCAATG GGTGCTGTGGAATATCGACATGTTCGACCCCGGCAAGATAAGCCCGTGGATGCCGGGGAATATTTCCTCTTGCGGGCGTTCAGTCGACTTCTTCCTCGGTGGCCCGTG CAAGCTCTCCAAAGGCCGCGTGAACCGCTTTTACTTCGGCATACCGCAGCACTCGGAGATCAGACTGACAGGGCGTGTCCACTTCTTTGACCAGTGGAACG GTGAAACACTGAGCCTCAAGGTCGACAACAACGTTGTGTGGTCACGTAAGTGCAACTCAGCCAGCCCCGACATGGCGCCGTCAGAACCTCACAACTGGTGCCCTACGCTGAGCAACGCCGACTGCGTCAGGTTCGGAATCGACAGCTGCGGCCAGGAGTACCCCGACCGGATATCG GTGCATTACGATGTGTCGATGCGTCACTCTGGAGGAAGCATGGCCGTGGAGTTCAGCAGTTCCCTGGAGACCGACCCGTGTGAGGCATCTTGGGGCATAGACGACGTGGCCGTGTATATCCGTTAG
- a CDS encoding Sas10/Utp3/C1D family protein, related to chromatin silencing, putative — MARKTAKKSATKRFKGNEAFIPLAAVSEDEDSDAAEFEAMALPRDLPSEDSEEELDGDEEDDDDDDDDDDDDDGEDDDEDADDEDDDGEDEDLDDGSDEEEEDAGTKKGASWGKKLGAYYDEGSEESSDDEDINDRIAEAERIARDLYDGVDDEDAELEDMVEEEDEVDTETTALDSILEDLSASLRNQSSLVELPPAFHQLSDADKRQYVEDEHPEFMALLKEFKEKAELTNEQVLKIVNDMGVPKKCTKDGMEYLDVRNELMLMYVTYLSYYLLLKTHGVPVENHPVINRLLEIRIMLDKARPIESRLQFEINKLLDDNMAKAEGKALRPRLDLMEFDEREQSGVYKPPSQLPLAETDAYAKHQKKLQRKEKVVSGRRMLDEAREMQEEDEDEPTDRYSSAKAAKMVKALLERERYEMEHMRRLPMNKMAKKELREFQKHQRNKQGGIMLDELSSFAAEALTSGQSKRDVLVGMNTAAQIMRQDILETEKLRASDAYFKPHAAKRSSKPKAASAPMTEAPAPRKSEFDDEFAKMKRHQTELKESLKESKSEGKKRKFEREEVEGKRGAGADILRNKGLTRQRKKTAGNARVSNRMKYQKKKTVHSSMVSGTKSETPGYSGETTGINAKKKKSVTF; from the exons ATGGCGCGCAAAACGGCCAAAAAATCAGCCACTAAAAGGTTCAAGGGGAACGAGGCTTTCATACCGCTGGCGGCGGTTTCCGAAG ATGAGGACAGCGACGCCGCCGAGTTCGAAGCCATGGCGCTGCCACGGGACTTGCCTTCCGAGGATTCGGAAGAAGAACTTgatggcgatgaagaggatgatgatgatgatgatgatgatgatgatgatgacgacggagaggatgacgacgaggatGCAGATGATGAGGATGACGACGGAGAGGATGAGGATCTtgacgacggcagcgatgaggaagaggaggatGCCGGAACTAAGAAGGGGGCCTCCTGGGGTAAGAAGCTGGGAGCTTACTACGATGAGGGCTCCGAGGAGTCgtccgacgacgaggacatcAACGATCGCATAGCCGAGGCCGAACGGATAGCCAGGGATCTGTACGATGGcgtcgacgacgaagacGCCGAACTGGAGGACATGGTCgaggaggaagatgagGTTGACACCGAGACCACGGCACTGGACTCTATCCTCGAAGACCTTTCGGCTTCCCTCCGCAACCAGAGCTCACTGGTGGAACTGCCTCCGGCTTTCCACCAGCTCAGTGACGCGGATAAGAGGCAGTACGTGGAGGATGAGCACCCAGAGTTCATGGCGCTTCTCAAGGAGTTCAAGGAGAAGGCCGAACTGACTAATGAGCAGGTGCTGAAGATAGTCAACGACATGGGAGTGCCGAAGAAGTGCACGAAGGATGGCATGGAGTATTTGGACGTGAGAAACGAACTCATGCTGATGTACGTCACGTACCTGAGCTACTACCTGCTGCTCAAGACGCACGGCGTGCCAGTGGAAAACCACCCGGTGATCAACAGGCTGCTCGAGATTCGCATCATGCTGGACAAGGCACGACCTATCGAATCACGGCTGCAGTTTGAAATCAACAAGCTGCTCGACGACAATATGGCGAAGG CTGAAGGGAAGGCCCTCAGACCGCGCCTGGACCTCATGGAGTTCGACGAGCGTGAGCAGAGTGGCGTGTACAAGCCACCTTCGCAGCTTCCACTCGCCGAAACCGACGCTTAC GCCAAACACCAGAAGAAACTGCAGCGTAAGGAGAAGGTGGTTAGCGGCAGGCGGATGCTGGACGAGGCGCGTGAGATGCAGGAAGAGGACGAAGATGAGCCCACCGATCGCTACAGCAGCGCCAAGGCCGCCAAGATGGTCAAAGCTCTGCTGGAGCGCGAACGCTACGAAATGGAACATATGCGGCGTCTGCCGATGAACAAGATGGCCAAGAAGGAACTTCGCGAGTTCCAGAAACACCAACGCAACAAGCAGGGCGGAATCATGTTGGACGAGCTCAGCAGCTTCGCCGCGGAAGCGTTGACTTCTGGGCAGTCGAAGCGCGACGTGCTCGTCGGCATGAACACCGCCGCTCAGATCATGCGCCAGGACATCCTGGAGACCGAGAAGCTGCGTGCGTCAGATGCGTACTTCAAACCACA CGCTGCCAAACGGTCGAGCAAGCCTAAAGCGGCCTCTGCGCCAATGACTGAGGCACCTGCACCCCGGAAGTCGGAATTCGACGACGAATTCGCAAAGATGAAGCGGCACCAAACCGAACTCAAGGAGTCGCTGAAGGAAAGCAAATCAGAGGGCAAGAAGCGCAAGTTCGAACGTGAGGAGGTTGAGGGCAAGCGTG GTGCTGGAGCGGATATCCTGCGCAACAAGGGTCTGACGCGTCAGCGCAAGAAGACCGCCGGTAACGCGCGCGTTTCCAACCGCATGAAGTACCAGAAGAAGAAGACGGTTCACAGCTCGATGGTCAGCGGGACCAAGTCGGAGACGCCGGGGTACTCCGGCGAGACAACTGGCATCAACGCCAAGAAGAAGAAGTCCGTCACCTTCTGA
- a CDS encoding MAJOR FACILITATOR SUPERFAMILY MEMBER protein, putative — protein sequence MAEGSSGSDNTSAQLDRKLEYGPLAKALYILVSFFEGYDQQVLSMCMRTFELTLGFSQSQLSTLATVSTMSRMGCCLLWGLLADQHDSNLILGAGLLVMGMASIFLSSASHYKVIVFLRFLHGFGFACVYPVQQKIVSDSTESKEAEDKRKSVTEKGTKGGAGSPGTSVTPTSPEADTAKTSKKKESKEASTMFTALQALNCIGRLLCAVITTIIARKVLLGYYGWRTSYVVLGYVWILFGIGILFGLTPLCRNEAYKSDENFKELLEDAFSNAFRRATTWILILTIFIAEAPMSAFNYMTIYLQYLGVSDTMAGVAIAVTLIGGAAGSGAGGKIIEKIADLEDGFGELGCGIAVMVVRLVVCLLFFLGKPPCGKLLWYHYVELATLGGTLVTVGGVDRALLKSSVENKSQATASATVRTISGISSSIILFQVCAYLTEKVFGYVPSRESFETMATDIKERNAEALRKSMMYIILAGTLLNVVCYVVLFFTYKMDKKKVDENNANHKKKVEEKPKQLQEGSQKCMKN from the exons ATGGCGGAAGGGTCGTCAGGAAGTGATAATACTTCTGCACAATTGGATAGAAAACTTGAGTATGGACCGTTAGCAAAAGCACTCTACATATTGGTGTCTTTTTTTGAAGGCTACGACCAACAAGTGTTGTCCATGTGTATGAGAACCTTTGAGTTGACATTGGGATTCTCACAGTCTCAGTTGTCTACGTTGGCAACGGTATCAACTATGTCCCGTATGGGTTGCTGCTTACTTTGGGGTTTACTGGCAGACCAGCATGATTCAAACCTTATACTTGGTGCTGGTCTTTTAGTGATGGGTATGGCTTCGATTTTCTTAAGTTCAGCGTCGCATtacaaagtg ATTGTGTTTTTGCGTTTCTTACACGGTTTTGGATTTGCCTGCGTTTACCCTGTACAACAAAAAATTGTTTCCGATTCGACAGAGTCGAAGGAAGCAGAAGATAAAAGGAAATCGGTAACAGAAAAAGGCACAAAGGGGGGGGCAGGATCACCGGGGACATCAGTAACACCTACATCTCCGGAAGCAGATACTGCAAAAACATCAAAGAAAAAGGAATCAAAGGAAGCTAGTACCATGTTCACGGCTCTACAGGCTCTAAATTGCATTGGTCGTCTTTTATGCGCTGTGATAACTACGATAATCGCACGCAAAGTATTATTGGGTTATTATGGCTGGCGCACTTCCTATGTAGTTTTAGGTTATGTATGGATATTGTTTGGTATAGGGATTCTATTTGGCTTGACACCTCTATGTCGAAACGAGGCTTATAAGTCCGACGAAAATTTTAAGGAGCTTTTAGAGGATGCGTTTTCAAACGCTTTTAGGAGGGCAACTACGTGGATATTGATATTGACGATATTCATCGCAGAAGCTCCAATGTCCGCGTTTAATTATATGACGATATACCTTCAATATTTAGGAGTATCTGACACAATGGCAGGCGTTGCAATTGCAGTTACATTGATTGGTGGCGCAGCGGGAAGTGGAGCTGGGGGGAAAATCATAGAGAAAATTGCGGATCTCGAAGACGGATTTGGTGAACTCGGTTGTGGAATCGCAGTGATGGTTGTCCGATTAGTGGTCTGTCTGTTGTTCTTCTTAGGGAAGCCACCGTGTGGAAAGTTGCTATGGTATCATTATGTAGAGTTGGCAACCCTTGGTGGAACATTAGTTACTGTTGGCGGAGTAGATAGGGCGCTTTTGAAGAGTTCGGTCGAAAATAAATCGCAGGCAACAGCGTCCGCGACAGTTAGAACCATATCTGGCATATCAAGTAGTATAATTCTTTTCCAGGTTTGCGCATATTTGACCGAGAAGGTGTTCGGCTACGTACCATCTAGGGAGTCCTTTGAAACGATGGCAACAGATATTAAAGAGAGAAATGCTGAGGCTCTGAGGAAATCAATGATGTATATCATTTTGGCCGGCACATTGCTAAACGTTGTGTGCTATGTTGTGTTGTTTTTTACGTATAAAATGGATAAGAAAAAAGTTGATGAGAACAATGCCAATCACAAAAAGAAAGTAGAAGAAAAACCAAAGCAGCTACAAGAAGGGTCGCAAAAATGTATGAAGAATTAA